A genomic stretch from Fusarium musae strain F31 chromosome 9, whole genome shotgun sequence includes:
- a CDS encoding hypothetical protein (EggNog:ENOG41) encodes MLRGRPRSRGNSPLRSPETHDSATGRRPSYSGAGNSQPSSRRHSVKSPEQKEARPTEKPAENEPKKKGFDFMKHFPQAVAAYAGIQALGKHADTAKEWTDWFMKLQKTPEEIHELSAKATTARDTITQIQNTLEARPDIIEGDDARPMRRQIDEAIRNATAALDEMTKLLQEISSDGLEGTMFGGLEEFYNSYKYKDEWEEKIKLADGELEKQLAALSKLMINIYSRALMKPAPPGFDNPVPPPAPGQSSDSPYARRSSTAQHSSKSRAGSIDLDPPPVGRYRKSVDEDAARSVPSDVSTEPKVETAKVAAPEEKPMQPENDAGEPEAQHDTGEAPPHSPKGVKLKVDDDLADLPTPSPKAEPAQPVEVPKVPEVPLKKEEPTGIKPAQPTLMEAKPPKPPAPIEDPEEILLDAAWNGDIQACNSALRHASPSTRDQNGFTPLHLAAERDHLAIAMLLLDSSANPNARANGGRTPLHLAARYASAALVELLVDDAHADPNARTTDGRTPLHYAASVAEDGDDEKREVIRVLRDWKADPTIKDNKGRTARDVAQKRDFWDVSATLRRAEKRWEEEHHQNWFQRHGLKR; translated from the exons ATGCTGAGAGGGCGACCTCGATCGAGAGGAAATTCACCACTTCGTTCTCCTGAGACGCATGACTCGGCGACAGGCAGGAGACCCAGCTATTCCGGCGCTGGTAATTCGCAGCCTTCCTCTCGAAGGCACTCTGTCAAATCTCCAGAGCAAAAGGAGGCCAGACCTACCGAGAAACCCGCTGAGAATGAaccaaagaagaaaggcTTTGACTTTATGAAACATTTCCCTCAAGCTGTCGCTGCATACGCTGGCATCCAAGCGCTGGGGAAACACGCCGACACAGCCAAAGAATGGACAGATTGGTTCATGAAGCTTCAAAAGACCCCCGAGGAGATCCATGAACTGTCCGCCAAAGCGACAACAGCAAGAGACACTATCACCCAGATCCAGAACACACTGGAAGCACGACCTGACATCATCGAGGGAGATGATGCGAGGCCCATGAGGAGGCAGATTGATGAAGCAATCAGGAATGCCACAGCCGCACTGGACGAAATGACTAAACTGCTTCAAGAGATTAGCAGTGATGGGCTCGAGGGGACGATGTTTGGTGGCCTTGAGGAGTTTTATAACTCTTACAAGTATAAGGATGAGtgggaggagaagatcaaacTGGCTGATGGtgagctggagaagcagtTAGCGGCTCTCAGCAAGCTAATGATCAACATTTACTC GCGTGCTCTAATGAAGCCTGCTCCTCCGGGATTTGACAATCCAGTACCCCCGCCAGCTCCAGGGCAGTCTTCAGATTCTCCTTATGCACGACGGTCAAGCACAGCACAACATAGTTCAAAGTCCAGGGCGGGCTCAATTGATTTGGACCCTCCTCCCGTGGGTCGATATCGGAAGTCAGTCGACGAGGACGCCGCGAGGTCCGTGCCCTCTGATGTGTCAACTGAGCCCAAGGTTGAGACTGCGAAGGTCGCGGCGCCGGAGGAAAAGCCAATGCAACCTGAGAATGATGCTGGTGAACCTGAGGCTCAGCATGATACCGGTGAAGCTCCTCCACATTCTCCCAAGGgtgtcaagctcaaggttgacgatgacCTGGCTGATCtcccaacaccatcacccaAGGCCGAACCTGCACAACCAGTAGAGGTACCAAAAGTGCCAGAGGTACcattgaagaaagaagagcccACAGGCATCAAACCCGCGCAACCGACACTAATGGAAGCTAAGCCTCCAAAGCCACCAGCGCCCATAGAAGACCCCGAAGAAATCCTCCTCGATGCAGCATGGAACGGCGATATACAAGCCTGCAACTCCGCCCTCCGCCACGCCTCCCCCTCAACCCGCGACCAAAATGGCTTCACCCCCCTCCATCTCGCCGCAGAACGCGACCACCTTGCCATAGCAATGCTCCTCCTCGACTCCTCCGCGAACCCTAACGCGCGCGCCAACGGTGGTCGCACACCCCTCCACCTCGCAGCGCGGTACGCATCAGCCGCACTCGTTGAACTTCTAGTCGACGACGCTCACGCTGATCCGAATGCTCGTACGACTGATGGACGGACGCCGTTGCACTATGCTGCTAGTGTGGCGGAGGATggggatgatgagaagagggaagTTATTCGGGTGTTGAGGGATTGGAAGGCGGATCCGACGATTAAGGATAATAAGGGGAGGACGGCGAGGGATGTGGCGCAGAAGAGAGACTTTTGGGATGTTTCGGCGACGTTGAGGAGGG